The sequence below is a genomic window from Humulus lupulus chromosome 3, drHumLupu1.1, whole genome shotgun sequence.
AAGTCGGCATGTATATATTAATggtttttttttgacaaaatgacttttaaacttatttttagcctatttttaataattttttgtaagATATTATCTCATAATTTAGATAGTTAGTAGAAAATTTAAACAAgtggtcaaaaaattcaaatagccggtcgaaaattttagacagcaAATCGAATTTTAGACAAAGGTCATTtcacaaaaaattattaaaaataaatcagaaaaatcacttaaaaaaatagaCAATTTTGTCCATTTTCTCATATATTAATAAGAAAATATACACGCCACTTTTACTACATTgcattttaataaatttattcaacACTTTTATTTTGGGTGATGCATATATATCATTAATTATcattatatttgataatttttataatataatttatttatagcACACCCAACCCAATACattaaattaaacaaaatacaaattatataataataacatAACAAACTAAGCAACCAAATGAGAATACATATAGTATTGTCATGGGCTATAGATATATGgaatctttttttcttcttctagaAGCAAAATAGATTGATAAAGATTttattgtggtttaaaatttcAATCTCAGATAATATTATATAGAATAACGATACCTGCACCTAAACATTACACATAGTGACGTGACAGTGCTTTATAAAATACTGGGtcccaattttaataaatgtgattagcTAAACTAGTCTGtcacgtcactgtgtgtaatatttaggtgcacatatcattactctattATATCAAGTTTGAAAATCCAATCAAATGAGGTCCAAGACCTTTATATGAGTGTGTACTTAAAAAGTGGcaaaaatcaaattataaatgGAGAAGTGATATTTTGAATTATTCAACAGGTCCATTTTGAAAGCCCAACCCAAGCCCAAACCGAGAAAAACCCGAGCCCAGGAACTATTAGAAACATGGCGAATCAAAGAGCTGATACAATTTAACTTCAAAATTGGATTAAGTAGAAGAAGAGAGGGAGAGGAGTGATTATGAAGCTTAATTGCCAGTAACTTGAGGTAAGGTAAGGATTTCACTCTTTGGTTCTCAATTTTTGACTTTGGTTATTGTTGGTATGGCGCTTCAATCCAGTTCTGTGCTTTTTGGTTGCGGCTTTCATTTAGTTATTTTCACAAACACCTTATGCTCATTGCTGTTAGGTTGCTTGACTTGGGATTTTTATGGGATTTGAGTCCCCGTGCTTGTGGGTTTCATTTGGTTATTTGCACAAGCACTTTAATCTCATTGCTGTTTGATTGCTTTGGGATTTTTCTGGGAGTTGTGGTGTGTAACATTGTTAGCCCTGTTTTGTTTCTGAGTCCATTTGAGTGTTCTGGCCAttgattaggaagcatgagaagaGTTGGAGCCTTGTGCTCAACTATGGTTACCAACCATCTCAATAAACCCACCCCTGTCCGCTGTTTAGTTCCCGTTGTTGCTGATTTTGGCCAGTGGACTAGTACCACTCAATCTCTATCTTCAGCTCCACCGTGTTCCAATTGGCAAGTCTTACCTTTCTCTACTTCTGTTTCTCCAGACTCAAAAAGTGAGAACTTAGATTTTGCTGCAGTGGGTTTGGGTCAAAATGCTCTGATTGATGATGGTGATGACAATGCGGAGGGGGAGGAGGAAGAGAAGGATGAGGATGACAGTGAATATGAAGATGGTCAAGCAAAGTTACAACAATTGAATTCAATAGAACATGAGGGTCTTGCGCAAGATATAAAAACTCTTGTGCATATAATTCGTGGTGAACCGTCTCGCTCTGAAATGAGGAGAAAGCTCGATGAATGTGGTATAGCAGCCTCGTCAGAGTTGGTAATGCAGGTTCTTGCACAAGTTCGCAATGATTGGGAAGCATCATTCACCTTCTTTTTGTGGGCTGGTAAGCAGCCGGGTTATGCTCATTCCCTGCGTGAATACCATTCCATGATCTCTATTCTTGGGAAAATGAGAAAGTTTGATACTGCGTGGGCCTTGATTGATGAAATGAGAAATCGAACAGATGGTCCATCTCTTGTCACACCACAGACACTTTTGATCATGATTAGGAGATATTGTGCAGTCCATGATGTCGGAAGAGCTATAAATACTTTTTATGCTTACAAGCAGTTTAAGTTTCCTGTGGGAATGGATGATTTCCAAGGACTTCTTTCTGCTCTTTGCCGGTACAAGAACGTCCAAGATGCAGAACACTTGCTCTTCTGCAACAAAGACACCTTCCCTTTTAATACCAAGAGCTttaacattgtcctcaatggatGGTGTAATACAATTGGTAGTCCACGTGAGGCACAGAGAATTTGGTGGGAAATGAGCAAGAGAGGCGTTCAACATGATGTTGTTTCATATGCAAGTATTATATCTTGTTATTCGAAATCAGGTAACTTGAATAAGGTGCTCAGGCTCTTTAACAAAATGAAAGCACTAGAGATTGCTCCAGATAGGAAAGTTTATAATGCAATCGTTCATGCTCTTGCTAAGGGCAGGTTTGTGAAAGAAGCCATCAATCTTTTGAGAACAATGGAAGGGAAAGGAATTACTCCAAATGCTGTCACATATAACTCACTGATCAAGCCTCTATGCAAGGCCCGTAAAATAGATGAAGCTAGACAGATCTTTGATGAGATGTTGCAGCACAAAATTTTAACCTCTGTTCAGACTTATCATGCCTTCTTCCGTGCTTTAAGGACTGGGGAAGAAGTCTTCATGCTCTTGGAAAAGATGAAAAAATTGGGCTGTGAACCAACTTCTGATACCTACATAATGTTGATACGAAAATTTTCCCGATGGCGGCAGCTGGATAATGTCTTTAAGTTGTGGAGTGAGATGATTGAAAGTGGAGTTAGTCCTGATCGCAGTTCGTATATAGTACTGATTCATGGGCTCTTCCTGAATGGACAGTTGGAGGAAGCATACAAATACTACATGGAAATGAAGGAAAAACAGTATTTGCCAGAGCCCAGGACTGAGGAAATTCTCCAAGCATGGGTGTCTGGAAAGCACCAGATGGCAGATGTAGAAGACAATCAACTAAGATATAGAGAGCCATACGGAGAAACCATCCCGATCACAAAAAAAATTGATCAGCAAAGACACTTTCTTCGTGAACCTGAGACTAGAAGTGTTGTAAGAGAACGTGGATTTTCCTTTTGGGATAAGTAGGATTTCAttgtttttgtttaattattgGATGATAAATTTCGTCAGTGGTCACCGGGAACAAGTTTCTCACAGGCTCACATACAGGTGCATAACATTATCCTAGCCTCTCATTTATGAAATAACAGTGATTTTGGcctttaatttttatatattttttttctctaacaTACACAAGATTCTTTTGTCTTGTTAACTCAGCTGATtgatgttttaattcattatgcGTTTTGAATTCTGTAAACCTGAGTTCTGGTAGTTCATATCCTTTGTTGGTTCAAATGCCATCATGGATTTCCTTACAGCTAGTGTAGAAAATGTAAAAAGCCGAAATTTAAGCTTTTCATATACATGTGAAATTCCTACGAGGAACACTCGCATTGAGGTATAAGTGAAACTATTTATTTTTAGCTCGTATATGTATTTAGTGACAATGTACAAAACAGCTATTCTTGTATAACAGAAATACTTTTTGCCTTGCCCGATCCTTGTATTTCATTGTGCTGGACTCaatgatatgatttgatcaccATTATATTAAGTTTGTATTTCTGCCATAAGACTTCTTGCCCATTATTGATTTAGGAATTCGCTGTCTATAATGTGTTACAGTGGTTTGTGGTTATTTAGTTTAATATCTGTTAAATTATTGGTTGACAAAGTTTATTAAGCATTCATAATTGAATTGGCGAGCTATCTTTAGATGAAAAGTTCAAAGAACGTTTCAGTCATTGGATTGAAGGACAGGGACGTTCTTCTGTGCTATGGTGGTGTGGATGATATGATGGTGGATTCAGGTTTCAATTATGAAGGGAGGTTTCCTCTTTAAAGGACTCAAGAATAAATTCTCCTTAGTAAGAAAGATTATAATTCAGAAAATTCATACTGAAGGATGAGTAAGGCAGGCAATGAAAATCTAGGTGGGATTCCTTTTTTAGCTCCGCAATGATTTATGTATTTATATTGCAATTCTCATTGCTACTTTTAATCTGTGTAACTATTAAGCTATTTTGTTATGATCAAGTCAAAGAAATAAATGTGTGCATATCAGAATTCTCACAAGTACTATTGATATGCATATTGGTTAAGTTAATTTGTGACCATACACTGTACGACTAACTTTAATGACTGACATCCATTTGAGAATTTCCAAGGTTGGTATTAAAAGTCCTATTTGTGAACAAGAGACTATGACAGAGGGAATAAGCAGCTACCGAATAATAATAAAGTTATTCAAGGCTTATGAACATAGAAGATTTCAAGTGGGCCCATAAAATTAAACTGTATATTTCAGGTATTTATATTTGAGCTTTCTACTTAGTAAACAAAATTTGGCAGGTCAACATTGGCCAAGAATATGGACTatcaatattattttataatctgTGTGCATGTGCactaatttttgttgtttaatgtAACTGATTGTGTAGCTATGGATTTCAATTTGCATAATTTCCCGTTTGATAAAATACAATTTACATCTTTATTCTTGGAAATACATAATACATCTGATAAACTAACTCTATATCCTTTTTCTAATACTAATTATTGTTTCTTATCCAAAAAAAGGATGCTTTTAGTATGTTTTACAAAACTTGAGGGAAAGGTTTTGCATTTTACAAGACATAGGGTTGTGCATTGTATTTTATTAAACCCAAGGAATATATTGCAATTTATCATTTTTACCTACGGAGATATCTTAATGTTTTGTATTGATTGTCTGGCAAATGATGTCATGCTTGAAATAAAATTTCCCTTTCATTATTACACTCTGTGTGTGTCTTTTTTTTGTTGCTGAAGCCTTTAACATTTAGTTTGAGTAAGTATATGTTGATACTAGTCCATTTTCATTGTGTTTGTGTGATCATGAAGAACTGGACTCTGAGCATTATTTATTGCAGCTTCATAGTACAATCTCATAGGGTCATCATTGGTGGTTTGTAGCTCTTTCAACATCTTTTCAGCCACATCAACTCACTAGTGCCTTGAGCATGTGCTCTCAACGCAGCTCCTGCTTTACTGCTGGACACCATATACTGCTTCTTCACATTACAATTTTTTTCCGAACAAAAGAACAATGTACTGATGTAGATCTTCTATCTTCAATCGAACCAGCCCAATCTACATCTTTTTATCTTGCCCCCTTTTTATCTCTATTTTTCTTATAACCAATCCAGAGGCAGTCTTCAAGTATCTCAAAAATTTTGTATACAACATCATGATGTTATTTACAAGGAGCATTATGCATATATTGATTGACAGCACCTCAACATATGCAATATCAGTGGACCCCTTTTACAACTTACCGTACTCTTTTTGCTTTATCCTTGTTTGGTGATCATTTTGCTGCGTTAAAGATGTTTTGTATTCTGAATATGAAAATTAATGGGAAGAAAGTAAaagttcatttaaaaaaataattatgcttcattttttttttgttagctTAACTGCAGTATTCTTGATGATGTTAAAATATGAAAttcaaatcttgttttctttATGTTGATGGTTTATGGAAGTTCCAGCAAACGCTTTAGGAAGCCATTGGCAAGCAAATTGAACTGTTTGATATCTTGTTCTCACTACTGATTTTTACTGCCTACTAATACAGGGAGGAGAATACAATTATTGCCTGATTGCTGATTAGTTGATAGTTTTGAAGATAAACCAGCTCTAAATGACAAAATGATGAAGTATTTTCATTGGATTAGGAATTGAAAACGGAGGACTTGCTACTGCTGCAAATAGTATTGCCAATTAAGTAAGAAATATGCATTTTTTTGTTTGACTTATATTGGTGTTTTTTCTTTTGGATATTTGTCGTTGTCCGTTTTTTCTTTGTTATACTTGTTCAATTATTTGTGTATATATTATTCTATATTATATGATCTTCATTGTATTAACCTCATTTGGTTACTGATTGGTAGTGAGTGGATTGGAAAGACAGTGGATGATGCACGAACAAATTGGATAGCAGCACTTTCTTAGTATTGGGAAAAAAACATCCAGGTTTGTTTCAAACCCTACTATGCTGTTGGAGAAAGTTTTCTTGACATTTTTATCATATGTTGATGGAAGAGAATGTAAATCATAACCCCTTTTCTTTTTAGAGTGGTTTCTTCAGGCCTAACTAGTTTTATATTATTTCAAATGGGAAATCTGGTGCATTAgcatttgactttggataagagCTATCTATCTATCTATTAGATTAGGTGAACTACACGTGGAAAACTACTGGGGGTCACAATCAAGACTTTTTTTACCCTGAAAATCAGCCAGTTGCTCATTTGTACGTTTTCATTTTTGCTAGTCATTGACTGGTCTAAGTTTTCTTCCCATTTTTATCATTCTCTCACGCCAAGTCAATTTTCCCTAACAAACTGAAGGTGACAATCAATAAATCTCGGTCCCGGCTGAGAGTTCCAGGCATGGCTTCACGCAAGTGTGGGGGGTCAAGCTATAATAATATCAACAATCTAATATCTGATTAAAAAACATTAACCTGTGGAGTTTTTGCTGGTGTGTGTAGGGAGGGATTAGAGTCTTGGCTTCattttaatgtttatatattcTTTTAATATTATCACTTATATAAGCAGCCACTCCATAAAGAGTTGATTATTCTAAATGGTTATGCGTATACCCATATCTTTGTGTTTATAAAGGTCTATGCCTCCATGGACATAAAGAAATGGGTTTTTTCTTGATTTTGTCAttgaaatttttattattatattgattCAAATGTTTGATATTTGACATGTGGAGATTTGAATTTTAGGTAAACTGGCTAACCTTGTACATAGGAAAGGAGAGGGTGGAGAAACCTTGAACAATCCTAAAACtagatactttattttatattgtcatatggaataagaagaagaagagttcCTGCCACCTAATGTATATTAGACCAAAGATAACGTTAGTGCCCATACTGGGTGGAATATAAGCATATTAAAAGTATAAACTATTAAGTCTATGGGGAATTTTGGATAATCATAGCTCTTTTTTAGCtttgttcttttttcttttaataaatgcTCCTAAAGCCATAAGAACAACCATTTGATCATCATCATCCTATTCAACCAAATTTGTCTCATTCTATCTTTTGTCCAAACTCATTGTTCAACCACCCTTTTGGCTGTATTATATAGTGGGAGTCCCCCAAATCTACGaaatactatatatattttttattatctgagttttttttttaaatatatttatttttgctaaccgtaatttaattaaataacaaataataaagaaaatatcATAACTTTGCCGTGCTCACTCAATCTAAATGTTGAAAGCTTGTCATTAGTGTGGAAAACAAATAAATATTGGAAAGGAATTTAGATTTTATACACATATGCACGCATGCACACGTGTATCCATGTCTTCTTGGAGATGAATTCAAAGCAGAGTTTTGACTTAAAATATCACCTTGTATATTTTATGCATTTTGTTTTATTGGTACACACTGATTAAGGCTTCTTTGATGGTGTTTTGAACAGGTGGCACTCAGGGTCGTCTGCATGGAATAGGGGGTAAAGCATAGTTTCAATCCATGCACAACATTCACTAAGTTCAAGTGGAGCTTGTAAAACCCACACTAACAGGAATTGGGTGGCTATAACTCCTAGAGGTAGGTATTCATTCTCCTGGACTCTGAAATATctgtggtgatgatgatgattgtCATTATTAAATAGTTGAGTAAGTTGAGTTGGCCAAAACATACTGATAGATCGTGACAGTATTATTTCTGTGGATTAGATCTTTAGTTAGGGAAGATTCTTTTTCTGTTTTATTATTGGTATATGCACTATGACCAAAACAAAGCTATAAGATAGAGAAAAGAAAAGGGCATATAATTATGTTATGTTCCTTTCCATTTCCACGTGTGAAGAAAAACCAAACCAATGAGGGGATATGAATGAACGTAACAGAGTGTTGCAGTAATAGTAGTTTGTAACTTTAAAGATGAATTAAGTCCTTATCAGAGACTTTTTTAAGTTAGATAAACAGGACAATTGAGTTGATGTTCCCATAATGAAGTGAGAGAGAGTGTGGTTGAATGAAGCAAATATTTACTGTTGACAATAATAGTCAAAGTTAGAAGAAGTAACATCACTCGTGACATGCCAACCCCACGCCATGCTTTGATCATTGATTGGCCCAATGTGAATGCTAGGCTGGCACACTATTCAGCATTAAATTTCATCTCATAGTCCACCTAAAACCAAAGACAATTTTCTAAAGCCATGCCAAACAAGTCCTTACTGTTGTTGTTGTTCAtgactttcatttttttttttttttctgtggaTTCTTTTCAAGTATGGGGGGAAATGGAAAGAAGCAACTAGGTGGGTTCTCCACGCTACATAATAATTAAAGGGAAAGAGCATCATATTATTATGCATATAGGATAATGACCTTAAGTTTTGGAGATTGTTATAATTGAATTGCTGACTGACTGTGTAAAgagcatcttttttttttatgattgggACTGACCCAAATTCCCAAAACTGAATATGAATGCTCATCAATTATTTGTTTGGCTTTTTTGGCTGTGAACTAGTTTCTTAGTTGTGTTGTATAATCTACATCTCTAAAGGAGTTAAAAATGCTCATAATGATCTCAAGGTCATCTGTTTGAGACCCATGTCGTCCAAAGGTATTGGTTGAAAGTTGTAATTGACTTATTAGGGATCACCTAAACTGACTAATCTGAACACTTTTAGTGAAAGTGGCAAGAAAGAATTATCCACTCAAGCTTTAAAAACTTTGCTAAAAATAGATTCAAAGATGATGAATGATTTgggtttgtgttgttttgtggAATGGAAAGAGGATAAGCTTTGATAAAGGTTGGACCTTTAATCAATGTTCTCTCAGTGTTCTAATTGGATAGGAACTTAATTTGTCTAAGTTGTAACTTActctaaaaaagaaaaaaaattgaatcttATCTAAAGCTCTAAAAGGAAGTGGTTTCTCTTTGGTTTTGTTAGTTGACTATTATTAGTGAGCTTTTTACATAATCATAAGGACATATCTTCGTACTTAAATTTAGAATCTTTGATAATTAATCTTAAATTTAGACAATTAATCAAATATTTgtactaatttatttttttgggtACACGCAAAAGGATGTACCAAGTCTAAATATGGGCATTGAAAGATAGATAAGAGAGGTACTTTTTCATTTACTAAAAAGTACTCTAACCTATCAATTAATTAGGCTGCATTGTAACCAACTCCTTTAAACAATTTTTTTATGAGTATGGAAATTACTTGTCAAATTTTTATAAACTAGTTTTAAAAAGCTGAACTTAAAACATATGTaatttattaatttgtttttaattattggGGATGTGGTCTTCATTAATGAGCTTTCAATGCTTAGGAGACTTTTCAGTGATGGTTCAAGAATTTTAATGTTGTATAATTTGTTGTAGGGCCTTTTATTTGCacccataaatatatataagcacctcattaataaaaaaaaattaaatcatttttaatatttttttgacattttttaatttttttttttttgtcgatttcaataattttattttatcttatttttatattttaaaaaactaataATGTGTAATTTTTTAGAATAAAACTCCTACTTTAAcaaggttttattttatttaaatatttaaaatatgtattatttatatgtattttttagaatatgaaaaagaaaaaaatctaaaaaaaatatgagcataagttaaaaaatattatatattaatttttaataaaaatagggtGTCTTACTCAAATTTTGAGGTGCAAATATATTGCTCTTATGTTGTATTCGAGTAAATACTATATAAATTTtcatctcaataataataataaaaaataaaactatgtTATTTTTGACAGCATATATTAATTAGTATTTGGATTCTTAgtttattttactaaattaatACCCTTTGTGGAGTGAAGATGTACACGTATATTTCCTATTACTGATAATtgataaatataatttattaaagTAGAGCATATACTTCGTACAATGTTTGTGAATTTAGTGAGTAAGATGGAATATTattggtttgattttttttttaaaaaaaaaaagaaaaaaaaaagagtcgaTCATTTGTAAAATAATGCATTATGAAAACAAAAAtgaatattaaattataaattttgtcAGAGTCAATATTAAGGTATAAATTATTGTAAAGACTAAAGTGGTGTTTGGTATGGAattatcttaattttaaaatattatattgttTGTTACAAATTTTGGTTATTATTACTATTTGTAAAAAAGATAGGAAAGTGAATCCTATGGAATTTAGTTTACCCTCCTCCAAAGGGGTAAAATCTTAAATTCATATAAacattctcatatatatatatatatttaactcaAGATTTACTTGCACAATCAAACATTATTATATGATTTTGAACAATTAAGTCACTATCGTTAACTTTTCATTAACAAAAAAACACTCCTTAAGTTTAGCTTTGTTATAAGATTAATCAAATACTAATTAGATTAATTTCTAACTAACACCAAGTAGATTAATTCACTAGTTGAAATAATTTTCAACATTAAGGTGACCATGCAAAATTTCTATtctaattatgtcatgtttttcATTTAGGGATTATCCAATGTAATGACTTTTACTATACTATCATTATGAGATTAGATGTTGTCCCAATTAGATTCAAAATACAtgtaaattaatatataaatttagagaaattggtgaaaattaTTGCACTCTGACCTACTTCAGACATTTGTCTAAAATTCGATCTAATTGTCTAAAATTTTTGACTGACTATCTGAATTtttcgactagctgtctaaattatgagatgtcatttttccaaagaattattaaaactaaactAGAATAAAAAATGACTTTAAataataagtcattttgccataGACgcataaatttaataataaagtATATAACCAAATTTATCTCCTTGTAATCCTAAATGGATGGTGGAATGAATATGTTAGTTAGTATAATACTaagtatatataattatataattatataattataattatataataattaggAAAAGAATTGAGAGAGTAGAGTAGAAAAGAGGGAATTGAGTTTGAGTTGAGATAAGGTCGAAGTCGAAGAGAGATGAATAGTTACGGCATGGGAAAGAAAGATAGTATTAGTGACGATGAACAAGGACTGCCACAGTACCTTACCTTTATGGTAttgcttttttattattttttatatttttatattttatatatataattttttaaggaaagaatttacaaaaatatctaagatttgaaaataaaaatactcaaactttaaattttcaagaaaattataaatatacgAGGGGTCATAGTCATAAATACcgagttttttttcttctaaaaacaaactttataaatatgtaacaatatagttttttttttaacaatatttggagactaattagaaaattgtaaattattgtttatatttttgtaaaattctgaattttttaaaatataattttttttcattttttaaaggGATTCCATTATCAAAGCCACGTGTCAAGATTATATCTTGAAATGTAAAAAAGAATTGAGTAAAATGAACGAACCAACCTCAGCCAGCCGCCATCTTCTTTTTCAGTCCCCACCACACCATatctcttcttttctttattattattattattattattattaaagatgtaGGGTtaaaatgaattattttttaaaattattttatattttgacttaattttaataaatttttgcaaaatgacTTTCGACACTCCAGATAGGTCAAAAAATTCCAGATATCTGATCGAAAAATTTAGATAACTGGTCGAAATTTTTAGACGAATGATCGAAATATACACCTTTATGTTCTATCATACCCATCACCACTACTATTACACTAGGAATCAAAACTTTTTCAAACTTGAGGACAAAAGCTCCAATAGCAAGATAAACcaaccctagaacactttagtGCCATCTGGCATACCATTGCTTTGCTACACActtcattttctttctttctttctttgtttttaGTGTTGTTTTACTACTATTGGAAATAATAAAACAATATCAAAAAACATCATTATTATTTGATGATATTGAAAA
It includes:
- the LOC133824711 gene encoding pentatricopeptide repeat-containing protein At5g15010, mitochondrial-like translates to MRRVGALCSTMVTNHLNKPTPVRCLVPVVADFGQWTSTTQSLSSAPPCSNWQVLPFSTSVSPDSKSENLDFAAVGLGQNALIDDGDDNAEGEEEEKDEDDSEYEDGQAKLQQLNSIEHEGLAQDIKTLVHIIRGEPSRSEMRRKLDECGIAASSELVMQVLAQVRNDWEASFTFFLWAGKQPGYAHSLREYHSMISILGKMRKFDTAWALIDEMRNRTDGPSLVTPQTLLIMIRRYCAVHDVGRAINTFYAYKQFKFPVGMDDFQGLLSALCRYKNVQDAEHLLFCNKDTFPFNTKSFNIVLNGWCNTIGSPREAQRIWWEMSKRGVQHDVVSYASIISCYSKSGNLNKVLRLFNKMKALEIAPDRKVYNAIVHALAKGRFVKEAINLLRTMEGKGITPNAVTYNSLIKPLCKARKIDEARQIFDEMLQHKILTSVQTYHAFFRALRTGEEVFMLLEKMKKLGCEPTSDTYIMLIRKFSRWRQLDNVFKLWSEMIESGVSPDRSSYIVLIHGLFLNGQLEEAYKYYMEMKEKQYLPEPRTEEILQAWVSGKHQMADVEDNQLRYREPYGETIPITKKIDQQRHFLREPETRSVVRERGFSFWDK